The genome window ATAACATTTTTAAAATTAACAAGTTCTTTATTTTCATCCATACTATTTTACAGTAATACTTCTAACTATCGTAAATACTAATACTAGGGTAGTTGTAATAGCCGAAGAAACAGTAACCATTTCCATGGTATTCAATTTTTTGTTTTCTTCTTTTTGTGGAATTACTATTTCTCCCCCTTGTTTTATTTTAGGATAGAAATTAATAAACATAAATCTTTTAGTGGCTTTAGCTGTACCATTTGCATAAACAACATAAGCTCTTTTTCTCAAGGCGCGACTTGTAAAACCACCGCTATTTGAAACGTAGTATTTTAATCCTTTTCCTTTCTCGAATTTTAATTTTATTGGGTATAATATTTCCCCACTAACCAATACAGTCTGTTTTTCAATCGGTATTTTAATTATATCGCCATCACGTAAAAATAAATCTGATTTAGAGCCTGGGTTTTTTAATATGTAGTTTAAATCAATACCTACCAAATCATAATTGGAGCTTTTTTCATCATCAATTGTTTCTGAAATTTCAGTAGTATCTTTTGTTTGCTTTTTTAGTGCTTTTAACTTACTTTCTTTAATAAATTCTTCTGTATTAGTTTGTATTTTTGGTCTTAATAATATCGCTCCATCAGGATAAGCAGTTGCAGTAACCCCTCCGCTTCTTTTTATTAAATCAGATATACGTTCGTTGTTTTTTTCAAGACTATACGTACCTGGGTATAATACTTCACCATCAATCGATACATTTTTTTGAGCAACATATCCCGGCAGCATAAATACGGTTACATTATCAAAAGGTAGGAGCTCAAATTTTAGACTAGGATTGTCCTTTAAATCTTTGTCTAAGTCGAATTGTTTAATAACAGAAATTTCACTATTAGCTTTTGTTCTGTCAACATCAAATTTTCTTCTGGCTACTTCAATTCTTTTTATAGATGCTGCTTCTTTAAACCCACCAGCAGCTATAATAAGGTCTTCAATTCTCATGTTTTCAGCATAAGGAAATACACCAGGTTTTATAACTAAACCATTGATAGTAACATTGTATGATTCTTTTAACTCTTGTTTAGAAGCAATTTGAATGTTGTCTTCTCGTTGTAAAACTATATCTTCTGCTTTACCTTGCATAGCATCCGCTAAATTGATTGAAAGCATGGTCAGTGTATTATCGCTTTGCAGTCTGTATATAATTGCTCTTGTTTGAAAAGCATCTTCTCGTAAGCCTTCTGCCTTTTTTATTAATTGTAAAATAGTTAAGCCTTTCTCTAAGGCGTAAGTACCGGGTCTAAATACAGCGCCATTAATTTGCACCCTGTTTTCAAATCTGTCTAAAAGCATATCCACGGAATATACATCACCACTTTTGGGATTGAATAGGCTAAATAATTCTTTTTGAATATCAGCTACACTTTTTTGTTTTGATGTATTACGTGTTACTTTAA of Bacteroidota bacterium contains these proteins:
- a CDS encoding SLBB domain-containing protein produces the protein MSKIKICLSTFLIIFLSFSAIGQVLNFQNLSKVKVNELSDDQIADFWNKAQSRGLSMNQLEQEATKRKMSSSEFAKLKTRIENLGNSTPTNNNNNQGSRGKTDNNNAEINNEDLVFSEIRPKVFGAELFNNKNLTFEPNLKIATPTNYQLGPDDELIIDIYGFSEETFNLKISPDGNIRIPYVGPVQVSGLTIEQARKKITQNLTKVYDRINTGETSVSITLGNIRSIKVLIIGEVNLPGTYTLPSLATVFNALYASGGPNKNGSMRNIKVVRNNKTIAILDIYDFLTKGEAKGNIRLQDQDVIKVNAYENRIELTGEVKRPGLYEVTKNENLNDVIGFAGGFTDNAFTERIKVTRNTSKQKSVADIQKELFSLFNPKSGDVYSVDMLLDRFENRVQINGAVFRPGTYALEKGLTILQLIKKAEGLREDAFQTRAIIYRLQSDNTLTMLSINLADAMQGKAEDIVLQREDNIQIASKQELKESYNVTINGLVIKPGVFPYAENMRIEDLIIAAGGFKEAASIKRIEVARRKFDVDRTKANSEISVIKQFDLDKDLKDNPSLKFELLPFDNVTVFMLPGYVAQKNVSIDGEVLYPGTYSLEKNNERISDLIKRSGGVTATAYPDGAILLRPKIQTNTEEFIKESKLKALKKQTKDTTEISETIDDEKSSNYDLVGIDLNYILKNPGSKSDLFLRDGDIIKIPIEKQTVLVSGEILYPIKLKFEKGKGLKYYVSNSGGFTSRALRKRAYVVYANGTAKATKRFMFINFYPKIKQGGEIVIPQKEENKKLNTMEMVTVSSAITTTLVLVFTIVRSITVK